A single region of the Pseudomonas granadensis genome encodes:
- a CDS encoding GtrA family protein: MTPRERAAFIQRGVRFAVTGLFVTALHALVAIGFINFISPLPPLANGVAFAVATVVSYVINTTWSFSARLHGRTLLRFLLVSVGGFFLAMLVAWAAQMAGLHYLLGIVAVALTIPAFTFVLHNFWTYR, from the coding sequence GTGACCCCACGCGAAAGAGCCGCGTTTATCCAGCGTGGCGTGCGCTTCGCCGTGACCGGTTTGTTCGTCACGGCGTTGCATGCGTTGGTCGCGATCGGGTTCATCAACTTCATCAGTCCTTTGCCGCCCTTGGCCAACGGCGTGGCGTTCGCCGTGGCAACGGTCGTGTCGTATGTGATCAACACCACCTGGAGCTTTTCGGCGCGGTTACATGGCCGAACGCTGCTGCGGTTTCTGCTGGTGTCGGTCGGCGGATTTTTCCTCGCCATGTTGGTCGCCTGGGCGGCACAAATGGCGGGGCTGCATTATTTGCTGGGCATCGTGGCCGTGGCGCTGACGATCCCGGCTTTCACGTTCGTGCTGCATAACTTCTGGACGTACCGATGA
- a CDS encoding DUF6311 domain-containing protein, with product MRELNKHPALTLLPVLLGVLAFLLVIGPHALDPQNIAWLKDGDPATHYLGWVNFRHGPWTFPLGLNPSYGLELGSAVIFSDSNPLLAILFKAVDGWLPETFQYFGLWLLACFVLQAWFGWKLLGLITDNAALRLLGCGLLVFSPPMFLRTGGHLSLVAHFLILAALYLALHPALGRRRLAWGTLLGATALVHAYLLVMVALIWVTDLFGKVMADKLSRRRGLIEFGGLFVLVSVCCWQAGYFSIADGAGGGGFGWYRMNLLALFDADGWSYVLPGFAKRGGDYEGFNYLGLGVLMLLPLATIALWRSNISLKSLLLRWPWLLAAMIGLSLFALSNQIGFGAHTVSYPLPRTIEGLASIFRASGRMFWPVFYTLVLLVIYLIVRGYRAPIAIGLLAVALTAQVTDTSIAWQGLRATKMLSPSSVWTSPMRDPFWASAAAHYQNIRALMPKNQSDQWQPIAWFAATHGLSTDAVYMGRMSPKALDQALRDAQRRLNSGEYAADSLYILDDDAVDLAVKSVRSETDLLTRVDDFVVLAPGWKRCEQCLPMVDEGRSMSALPLSQPGLVQLFNRKSRQLLNGWAAPESWGTWSEGQEAQIAVRVAPQSTAIVMDVLAFVMPPRLTQRVIVSIDGVEALSTRLTQVQDNVLEIPLSAVVQDKLKDGQPLILQIHLPDATSPRKLGLNDDARVMGLGLKSLSVR from the coding sequence ATGAGGGAATTGAACAAGCACCCGGCCCTCACGCTTCTGCCTGTATTGCTGGGTGTGCTGGCGTTTTTGCTGGTGATCGGCCCGCATGCGCTGGACCCGCAGAACATCGCCTGGCTCAAGGATGGCGACCCGGCAACGCATTACCTGGGCTGGGTAAATTTCCGTCATGGGCCGTGGACATTTCCGCTCGGGCTCAATCCGTCTTATGGACTGGAGCTGGGCAGTGCGGTGATTTTTTCCGATTCCAATCCGCTGCTGGCAATACTGTTCAAAGCCGTCGATGGCTGGTTGCCCGAGACGTTTCAGTATTTCGGCTTATGGTTGCTGGCCTGTTTTGTCTTGCAGGCCTGGTTCGGCTGGAAACTGCTCGGCCTCATCACCGATAACGCCGCGCTGCGCCTGTTGGGTTGCGGATTATTGGTGTTTTCGCCGCCGATGTTTCTGCGAACCGGGGGGCACCTGTCGCTTGTCGCGCACTTTCTGATTCTCGCCGCGTTGTATCTGGCCTTGCATCCGGCACTGGGTCGGCGCCGCTTGGCGTGGGGCACGCTGCTGGGGGCGACGGCGTTGGTGCATGCCTACTTACTGGTGATGGTGGCGTTGATCTGGGTAACTGACCTGTTCGGTAAAGTCATGGCCGACAAGCTGAGTCGGCGTCGGGGGCTGATCGAGTTCGGTGGCTTGTTTGTGCTGGTCAGCGTGTGTTGCTGGCAGGCTGGCTATTTCAGCATCGCCGACGGGGCGGGCGGCGGTGGTTTCGGCTGGTATCGGATGAACCTGCTGGCCCTGTTCGATGCGGACGGCTGGTCGTACGTGCTGCCGGGCTTCGCCAAGCGCGGGGGCGACTACGAAGGTTTCAACTATCTGGGCCTCGGTGTGTTGATGCTGTTGCCGTTGGCAACGATTGCACTGTGGCGAAGCAACATCAGCCTGAAGTCGCTGCTGCTTCGCTGGCCATGGCTGCTGGCAGCAATGATCGGGCTGAGCCTGTTTGCGCTGTCCAATCAGATCGGTTTCGGTGCACACACGGTCAGTTATCCGCTGCCGAGAACCATCGAGGGGCTGGCGAGCATTTTCCGCGCTTCGGGGCGGATGTTCTGGCCGGTGTTCTACACCTTGGTGTTGCTGGTGATCTATCTGATCGTGCGTGGATACCGGGCGCCCATCGCCATCGGCTTGCTGGCCGTGGCGTTGACTGCACAAGTCACCGACACGAGTATTGCCTGGCAGGGGCTGCGCGCGACGAAGATGCTGTCGCCGTCCTCGGTGTGGACCAGCCCGATGCGCGACCCGTTCTGGGCAAGCGCCGCGGCTCACTACCAGAACATCCGTGCCCTGATGCCGAAAAACCAGTCGGATCAATGGCAGCCCATCGCCTGGTTTGCCGCGACGCATGGGTTGAGTACCGATGCCGTGTATATGGGACGCATGAGCCCCAAGGCACTCGACCAGGCGCTGCGTGATGCACAACGCCGGCTGAATTCCGGAGAGTATGCGGCCGATTCGCTGTACATCCTCGACGATGACGCGGTGGATCTGGCGGTCAAGAGTGTGCGCAGCGAGACCGACCTGCTGACCCGCGTCGACGACTTTGTCGTGCTGGCACCGGGCTGGAAGCGTTGCGAGCAATGCCTGCCAATGGTCGATGAGGGGCGCTCGATGTCGGCGCTGCCCTTGAGCCAACCGGGACTGGTGCAACTGTTCAATCGCAAGAGCCGACAGTTGCTCAACGGCTGGGCCGCGCCGGAAAGCTGGGGGACCTGGAGTGAAGGGCAGGAGGCGCAAATCGCTGTGCGTGTCGCGCCACAGAGTACTGCGATCGTCATGGACGTGCTGGCGTTCGTCATGCCGCCCCGGTTGACTCAACGGGTGATCGTCAGCATCGACGGGGTCGAGGCCTTGTCGACGCGCCTGACTCAGGTGCAAGACAACGTGTTGGAAATTCCGCTCAGCGCGGTGGTCCAGGACAAGTTGAAGGACGGCCAGCCGTTAATCCTGCAAATCCACTTGCCGGATGCGACCAGCCCGCGAAAACTCGGCCTGAACGATGACGCGCGCGTGATGGGGCTGGGCCTGAAATCGCTGAGCGTTCGTTGA
- a CDS encoding LysR substrate-binding domain-containing protein, with protein MNRNELRKADINLMVVFETLMLERNVTRAAEKLFLGQPTISSALNRLRTMLNDPLFIRVGHRMEPTARAEDIFRHLKPALDSLSVALSLTRDFDPAVSTMTFRIGLSDDVEFGLLPPLLRALRQEAPNVVFVVQHADYWRIPDLLAAGDITVGISQTRGLPANAKRKLLRHIQPSILRADASDTPLTLDEYCARPHVLVSHTANVSGYADEWLAELGRTRQVVLSVPQYSALPALLAGTDLIASLPDYTAAAMAASGLLFQEPFPFKTPMLDLSMVWLSHVDSDPAERWLRSRLEAFMSERPQPPLA; from the coding sequence ATGAACCGCAATGAACTTCGCAAGGCCGATATCAACCTGATGGTGGTGTTCGAGACCTTGATGCTCGAACGCAACGTGACCCGGGCGGCGGAAAAACTGTTTCTCGGCCAGCCGACCATCAGTTCGGCACTCAACCGCCTGCGCACGATGCTCAACGACCCGCTGTTCATCCGCGTCGGCCACCGCATGGAACCGACGGCCCGCGCCGAAGATATCTTTCGTCACTTGAAACCGGCGCTGGATTCGCTGTCGGTGGCGCTGAGCCTGACCCGCGATTTTGACCCGGCCGTGAGCACCATGACCTTTCGCATCGGCCTGTCCGATGACGTCGAATTCGGCCTGCTGCCACCGCTGTTGCGCGCGCTGCGCCAGGAGGCGCCAAACGTGGTGTTTGTAGTGCAACACGCCGATTACTGGCGGATTCCCGATCTGCTCGCGGCGGGCGATATCACCGTTGGCATCAGCCAGACCCGCGGCCTGCCAGCCAATGCCAAGCGCAAATTGCTGCGGCACATCCAGCCGAGCATTCTGCGCGCCGATGCCAGCGACACTCCGCTGACCCTGGATGAATATTGCGCGCGTCCGCATGTACTGGTCTCGCACACGGCCAATGTCAGTGGCTACGCCGATGAGTGGCTGGCGGAGCTGGGTCGCACGCGCCAGGTCGTGTTGTCGGTGCCGCAATACAGCGCGTTGCCGGCGCTGCTGGCCGGCACGGACCTGATCGCCAGCCTGCCGGATTACACCGCGGCGGCGATGGCGGCGTCTGGATTGCTGTTCCAGGAACCGTTTCCGTTCAAGACGCCGATGCTGGACCTGTCGATGGTCTGGCTCAGCCACGTCGACAGCGATCCGGCCGAGCGCTGGTTGCGTTCGCGGCTGGAAGCCTTCATGAGCGAACGGCCACAGCCCCCGCTCGCATGA
- a CDS encoding 5-carboxymethyl-2-hydroxymuconate Delta-isomerase: MPHLHMEYTANLPLNADVALIRLNNTLVGSGQFAAEFDIKGRAVKVETFKVGTALAERGFVHIKLALLSGRSPEIKKQLSQSLLAALQDICEWPAGVEVQLCVELLDIDRESYSKAVVGV; the protein is encoded by the coding sequence ATGCCCCATCTGCACATGGAATACACCGCCAACCTGCCGCTGAACGCCGATGTTGCATTGATCCGGCTCAACAACACTTTGGTGGGCTCCGGTCAGTTTGCTGCCGAGTTCGATATCAAGGGCCGTGCGGTCAAGGTCGAGACATTCAAGGTCGGCACCGCGCTCGCCGAGCGCGGGTTTGTTCACATAAAACTGGCATTGCTCAGCGGGCGTTCGCCGGAGATCAAGAAGCAGTTGTCGCAAAGTCTGCTGGCGGCGTTGCAGGACATCTGCGAATGGCCGGCCGGTGTCGAAGTGCAATTGTGCGTCGAACTGCTCGACATCGATCGCGAGTCCTACAGCAAAGCTGTGGTGGGCGTGTAG
- a CDS encoding LysR family transcriptional regulator: MLNSNLLRKLDMQDLMVFVAVYEQSSVTDVSETLFVSQSTVSYCLKKLRTSFEDELFINTRTGMRPTYKASSMYGHVQKIIESINLCHAGAPTFDPSQQAVTFNICAPEYFEQLILPRLLKRFDFDDLPVMVNMHKFETDVPAEELRDGSLDLVISFGPNFYRQHNDLKSRLLLEDDLVCVFDKRATPLEPRLSLQAFTERRHVFPTPWTSSTNMVDGWLARQAQKRQIVARSNSYSAALKMITGTDFILTLPRRIQRLLTNEAVFNHCEAPNGLPGFTLDMQWSQSVDQDSANVWLREQVVNVCNELDAS; the protein is encoded by the coding sequence ATGCTGAACAGTAACTTGCTTCGAAAGCTCGACATGCAGGACCTCATGGTATTTGTCGCCGTGTATGAGCAGAGCAGCGTCACCGATGTGTCGGAAACCCTGTTCGTCAGCCAGTCCACCGTCAGTTACTGCCTGAAAAAACTGCGCACCAGTTTTGAAGACGAACTGTTCATCAACACCCGCACCGGTATGCGCCCGACCTACAAGGCCAGCAGCATGTACGGCCATGTGCAGAAGATCATCGAAAGCATCAACCTCTGTCATGCTGGCGCCCCGACGTTCGACCCGAGCCAGCAAGCCGTCACCTTCAACATCTGCGCGCCGGAATATTTCGAGCAACTGATCCTGCCGCGGCTGTTGAAGCGCTTCGACTTCGACGATTTGCCGGTGATGGTCAACATGCACAAATTCGAGACCGACGTCCCGGCAGAGGAACTGCGCGACGGCAGCCTCGATCTGGTGATCAGCTTCGGCCCCAACTTCTATCGCCAGCACAACGATCTGAAATCACGCCTGCTGCTGGAAGATGATCTGGTTTGCGTGTTCGACAAACGCGCTACACCGCTGGAACCGCGCTTGAGCCTGCAAGCCTTCACCGAGCGTCGCCACGTTTTCCCAACCCCCTGGACTTCATCCACCAACATGGTCGATGGCTGGCTGGCGCGGCAGGCGCAGAAACGCCAGATCGTCGCGCGCTCGAACAGCTACAGCGCTGCCTTGAAGATGATTACCGGCACCGATTTCATCCTCACCCTGCCCCGCCGTATCCAGCGCCTACTGACCAACGAAGCCGTGTTCAATCACTGCGAGGCGCCGAACGGCTTGCCCGGTTTCACCCTCGACATGCAGTGGTCACAGAGCGTCGATCAGGACAGCGCCAACGTCTGGCTGCGCGAGCAGGTGGTCAATGTGTGCAACGAACTCGATGCGAGCTGA
- a CDS encoding cyanate transporter, whose amino-acid sequence MQTAHATTRPAAGLMLAIILVALNLRPSMAAVGPLLSAIRGEIPLSFSLASLLTMLPVMAMGLAMFFGLAISQRFGQQRTVLLSLLIIALATLARLFVDTATGLIISAVLAGIGIALIQALMPALIKSRFPDNVALCMGLYVTSIMGGAALAATFAPRITVQTASWRTGLAIWALLAVFALLVWWAQRRHLRDSVTLAAKKDVFARNGRAWLLAIFFGLGTASYTCVLAWLAPYYVEQGWSEENAGLVLGFLTAMEVISGLLVPAIANRSRDRRAILVALLALIIVGFCGLALSPQHLSLLWPCLLGLGIGGLFPMSLIVALDHLDDPQRAGGLTAFVQGIGYLIAGLSPMLAGLIRDRLGSFEWAWWSLTAVMALMLLMVLRFDPRHYRRHFSPAS is encoded by the coding sequence ATGCAAACCGCCCACGCCACCACTCGCCCCGCCGCGGGATTGATGCTCGCCATCATCCTCGTCGCACTCAATCTGCGGCCGTCGATGGCGGCGGTGGGTCCCCTGCTGTCGGCCATTCGCGGTGAAATCCCGCTGAGTTTCAGCCTGGCGTCACTGCTGACCATGCTGCCAGTGATGGCCATGGGGCTGGCGATGTTTTTCGGTCTGGCAATCAGTCAACGCTTCGGTCAACAGCGCACGGTGTTGTTGTCGCTGCTGATCATTGCGCTGGCAACGCTTGCGCGGCTGTTTGTCGATACGGCGACCGGGTTGATTATCAGCGCCGTGCTGGCGGGCATCGGCATTGCGTTGATTCAGGCGTTGATGCCGGCGTTGATCAAGTCGCGCTTCCCCGACAATGTGGCGCTGTGCATGGGCCTGTATGTCACCTCGATCATGGGCGGCGCGGCGCTGGCGGCGACCTTCGCGCCCCGGATAACGGTGCAGACCGCAAGCTGGCGTACGGGTCTGGCGATATGGGCCTTGCTGGCAGTATTCGCGCTGTTGGTCTGGTGGGCGCAACGGCGTCATTTGCGCGACAGCGTGACGCTGGCCGCGAAGAAGGACGTTTTTGCCCGTAATGGACGTGCCTGGTTACTGGCGATTTTCTTCGGACTGGGGACTGCGTCCTACACCTGTGTGCTCGCCTGGCTCGCTCCGTACTACGTTGAACAAGGCTGGAGCGAAGAAAATGCCGGGCTGGTTTTGGGTTTTCTGACAGCGATGGAGGTCATTTCCGGCCTGCTCGTTCCCGCTATCGCCAACCGCAGCCGCGATCGACGCGCAATTCTGGTGGCCTTGCTGGCGCTGATCATTGTCGGGTTCTGCGGCCTGGCTCTCAGTCCGCAGCATTTGAGCCTGCTCTGGCCGTGCCTGCTGGGTCTGGGCATCGGTGGCTTGTTTCCGATGAGCCTGATCGTCGCGCTCGATCACCTCGACGACCCGCAGCGGGCCGGTGGCCTGACGGCGTTCGTGCAGGGCATTGGATATCTGATCGCCGGGCTCTCGCCAATGCTGGCCGGGTTGATCCGCGACCGACTGGGCAGCTTCGAATGGGCGTGGTGGTCGCTGACGGCAGTCATGGCGCTGATGCTGCTGATGGTGTTGCGCTTCGATCCGCGGCACTACCGCCGACACTTCTCACCAGCGAGCTGA